From the genome of Psychroserpens ponticola, one region includes:
- a CDS encoding thioredoxin family protein, protein MKTLSISTIFFFISFISLAQDWVTDFEKAKLIAKQDNKTIILVFQGSDWCAPCIKLDKEIWSTKEFQTYAKEHFVMLQADFPKRKKNALTEAQQKHNNNLAEQFNKNGYFPYVVILDSDGNKLGVTGYKKTTPSAYIKILESFSK, encoded by the coding sequence ATGAAGACCCTAAGTATAAGTACCATCTTCTTTTTTATTTCTTTTATTAGTTTGGCTCAAGATTGGGTTACTGACTTTGAAAAAGCCAAACTCATTGCAAAACAGGATAATAAAACAATCATCTTGGTATTTCAAGGTTCAGATTGGTGTGCACCTTGTATTAAATTGGACAAAGAAATTTGGAGCACTAAAGAATTTCAAACCTATGCGAAAGAACATTTCGTAATGCTTCAAGCCGATTTTCCAAAGCGAAAAAAAAATGCATTAACTGAAGCGCAGCAAAAACATAACAATAATTTAGCAGAGCAATTTAACAAAAATGGATACTTTCCATATGTTGTTATTTTAGATTCAGATGGGAATAAATTAGGTGTTACTGGTTATAAAAAAACAACCCCTTCAGCATATATTAAAATATTAGAATCTTTTAGTAAATAA
- a CDS encoding DNA gyrase/topoisomerase IV subunit A — MSEDNNELINEQDDNSETITRVTGMYKDWFLDYASYVILERAVPAIEDGFKPVQRRIMHSMKDLDDGRYNKVANIVGHTMQYHPHGDASIADAMVQIGQKDLLIDTQGNWGNILTGDRAAASRYIEARLSKFALDVVYNPKITEWQSSYDARRKEPVNLPVMFPLLLAQGGEGIAVGLSTKILPHNFIELIDASVKHLKGKRFTILPDFPTAGIADFSNYNDGLRGGKVRVRAKISQLDKNTLVITEIPFGTNTSSLIDSILKANDKGKIKIKKIEDNTAANVEILVHLPSGISPDKTIDALYAFTNCESSISPLGCVIEDNKPYFVGVSEMLRRSTDNTVQLLKSNLEIKLSEFQEQWHFASLERIFIEKRVYRDIEEQDTWKGVIKAIDKGLQPHIKHLKRAITEEDIVRLTEIRIKRISKFDIDKAQQKIDALEDQIAEVKHHLANLIDYSIAYFERLKKEYGEGRERKTEIRTFEDVDATKVIIRNTKLYVNREEGFIGTSLRRDEYVCDCSDIDDIIVFTNHGKMMVTKVDSKTFIGKDIIHVAVFKKKDKRTIYNMIYRDGNKGPTYIKRFAVTSVTRDREYDMTNGNKSSKIWYFSANPNGEAEVITIHLRQAGSIKKLKWDIDFADVLIKGRASKGNLVTKYSVKKIELKEKGVSTLKPRKIWFDDTVQRLNVDTRGELIGEFRGEDRLLIITQSGMLKTILPELSTHFDNDMIVLEKWIPKKPISVIYFNGEKEMYYVKRFLIENEGKEESFISEHPNTQLEIVSTDWKPMAEIEFTKERGKDRKDNETINLEEFIAIKGISALGNQLTKDKVNQVNILESLPYEAPEEVNAIDIEVVDETVESSDSKETSEDKPNPKEDDSGQGTLF, encoded by the coding sequence ATGAGCGAAGACAATAACGAATTAATCAACGAACAAGACGATAATAGCGAAACTATTACCAGAGTAACTGGTATGTATAAAGATTGGTTTCTAGATTATGCATCTTATGTGATTTTAGAACGCGCAGTTCCAGCAATTGAAGACGGTTTTAAACCTGTACAACGTCGTATCATGCACTCCATGAAAGATCTCGATGATGGACGCTACAACAAAGTCGCCAATATTGTTGGTCATACTATGCAATACCATCCTCATGGTGATGCAAGTATCGCAGACGCTATGGTGCAAATCGGACAAAAAGATTTGTTAATTGATACACAGGGAAACTGGGGAAATATCCTCACAGGAGATAGAGCTGCAGCTTCACGTTATATTGAAGCACGTTTATCTAAATTTGCCTTAGATGTTGTTTATAATCCTAAAATCACAGAATGGCAATCAAGTTATGATGCCAGACGAAAAGAACCCGTAAATCTACCAGTAATGTTTCCGCTGTTGTTAGCTCAAGGAGGAGAAGGAATAGCAGTAGGTTTATCTACCAAAATATTACCACATAATTTTATAGAATTAATTGACGCCTCAGTAAAGCATTTAAAAGGAAAACGTTTTACGATACTTCCCGATTTCCCAACGGCAGGAATAGCAGATTTCTCAAATTATAATGATGGCTTAAGAGGAGGAAAGGTTAGAGTACGTGCTAAAATTTCTCAGCTTGATAAAAACACACTTGTTATTACTGAAATTCCTTTTGGAACCAATACATCATCACTAATTGATTCCATCTTAAAAGCGAATGACAAAGGTAAAATTAAGATTAAAAAAATAGAAGATAATACAGCAGCAAATGTTGAAATCTTAGTACATCTACCTTCCGGAATTTCGCCTGACAAAACCATTGATGCGCTCTACGCATTTACCAATTGCGAATCTTCAATCTCACCATTAGGTTGTGTCATTGAAGATAACAAACCTTATTTTGTAGGCGTCTCTGAAATGCTACGTCGCTCAACAGATAATACGGTTCAGTTATTAAAAAGTAACCTAGAAATAAAACTTAGTGAGTTTCAAGAACAATGGCATTTTGCCTCCTTAGAACGAATCTTTATTGAAAAGAGAGTCTATAGAGATATTGAAGAACAAGACACTTGGAAAGGCGTCATTAAAGCCATTGACAAAGGACTACAACCACATATCAAACACCTTAAACGCGCCATTACTGAAGAAGATATCGTGCGTTTAACAGAAATACGAATCAAGCGCATCTCTAAATTTGATATTGATAAAGCACAACAAAAAATTGATGCTTTAGAAGACCAAATTGCAGAAGTAAAGCATCATTTAGCAAACTTAATCGATTATTCAATCGCATATTTCGAGCGTCTTAAAAAAGAATATGGTGAAGGAAGAGAACGTAAAACCGAAATCAGAACGTTTGAAGATGTAGATGCCACTAAAGTAATTATTCGAAATACAAAGTTGTATGTTAATAGAGAAGAAGGATTTATTGGCACTTCTTTAAGACGAGATGAATACGTTTGCGATTGTAGTGATATTGACGATATTATTGTGTTTACCAATCACGGAAAAATGATGGTCACAAAAGTGGACAGTAAAACCTTTATTGGAAAAGACATTATTCATGTTGCTGTTTTTAAGAAAAAAGACAAACGCACCATTTACAATATGATTTATCGGGACGGAAACAAAGGACCAACATATATCAAACGTTTTGCGGTCACATCAGTAACTCGCGATAGAGAGTATGATATGACTAACGGAAATAAAAGCTCAAAAATCTGGTATTTTTCGGCAAATCCTAATGGTGAAGCTGAAGTCATTACAATTCACTTACGTCAAGCAGGCAGTATAAAAAAATTGAAATGGGATATTGATTTTGCAGACGTTTTAATTAAAGGTCGAGCATCCAAAGGAAATTTAGTCACAAAGTATTCAGTTAAAAAAATAGAACTAAAAGAAAAAGGCGTATCTACTCTAAAACCAAGAAAAATATGGTTTGACGACACCGTTCAAAGACTTAATGTCGATACAAGAGGTGAATTAATTGGCGAATTTAGAGGAGAAGATCGTTTATTGATCATCACACAGTCTGGCATGCTCAAAACCATTTTACCAGAACTGAGTACTCATTTTGATAATGATATGATTGTCTTAGAAAAGTGGATTCCTAAAAAACCAATATCAGTTATTTATTTCAATGGCGAAAAGGAAATGTACTACGTAAAACGTTTCTTAATTGAAAATGAAGGGAAAGAAGAATCATTTATATCTGAACACCCAAATACACAATTAGAAATAGTGTCTACAGATTGGAAGCCAATGGCTGAAATAGAATTTACAAAAGAACGAGGTAAAGACCGAAAGGACAATGAAACGATTAACCTTGAAGAATTTATTGCCATAAAAGGAATTTCAGCTCTAGGAAATCAATTAACTAAAGACAAGGTAAATCAGGTAAACATATTAGAATCATTACCATATGAAGCTCCTGAAGAAGTAAATGCTATTGACATAGAAGTTGTTGATGAAACAGTTGAATCTTCAGACTCTAAAGAAACTTCTGAAGACAAACCAAACCCTAAAGAAGACGACTCTGGTCAAGGTACATTATTTTAA
- a CDS encoding retropepsin-like aspartic protease, whose product MKKTSQLLLLILFGSFVTTICAQTKTFKDGKVKTNNYFEELPFEFEKNKIIIPVEIQGTIYRFLLDTGAPNIISKEVQKAIEPRSVVTLSTSDANNLKQDLDIVTLESLKLGSVEFQNFSALVFDLNGSDIFKCFGIDGFIGSNLLRHTIIQINAEQKKLILTDNIKRLNLNKNQSKKIKLIGDQSSPYVWINIIGQDKGKEMILIDTGMGNLYDLSEDNYNIFKTKNIYNEIGKSIGASSLSLFGEVPIDSQTRVHLPKLVINNFEINNTITHTTKGDHSRIGAELLNHGVMTIDYKNKRLYFNPYKTSLNLEGDFGFTQTLKNNKLVIGYVWDQDLKTKIEYGDEILEVNGIEVITANFCDHVTKKSVLKTLNAVTLKVLKNDGNVLNLKLEKKPLSSIFDNFNIN is encoded by the coding sequence ATGAAAAAAACTAGCCAACTCTTATTATTAATCTTATTTGGTAGTTTTGTCACTACAATTTGTGCGCAAACTAAAACTTTCAAAGACGGAAAAGTCAAAACTAACAACTACTTTGAAGAGCTCCCTTTTGAATTTGAGAAAAATAAAATTATAATTCCTGTAGAAATTCAAGGAACAATATATCGTTTCTTACTAGATACTGGTGCACCTAATATTATTTCAAAAGAAGTACAGAAAGCAATAGAACCTAGATCTGTAGTAACTCTTTCTACTAGTGACGCAAATAATTTAAAACAAGATTTAGACATTGTTACTTTAGAAAGCCTAAAACTTGGATCTGTTGAATTTCAAAATTTCTCAGCTTTAGTATTTGATCTCAATGGCAGCGATATTTTCAAATGTTTTGGTATTGATGGCTTCATTGGTAGCAATTTACTTCGTCACACCATTATTCAAATTAATGCTGAACAAAAAAAATTAATACTAACCGACAACATAAAACGTTTAAATCTAAATAAAAATCAATCTAAAAAAATCAAATTAATAGGAGACCAAAGTAGCCCATATGTATGGATTAATATCATTGGACAAGACAAAGGGAAAGAAATGATTTTAATAGATACAGGTATGGGCAATCTATACGACTTATCAGAAGACAATTACAATATATTTAAAACAAAAAACATTTATAATGAAATTGGAAAAAGTATTGGCGCTTCTTCATTAAGTTTATTTGGAGAAGTACCAATTGATAGCCAAACCAGAGTTCACTTACCCAAATTAGTCATCAATAACTTTGAGATTAACAACACTATAACACATACCACAAAAGGAGATCACTCAAGAATAGGTGCCGAGTTGCTAAACCATGGTGTTATGACCATAGATTATAAAAACAAACGTCTTTACTTTAACCCTTATAAAACGTCTTTAAATTTAGAAGGTGATTTTGGTTTTACACAAACGTTGAAAAACAATAAACTGGTTATTGGCTATGTTTGGGATCAAGATTTAAAAACTAAAATAGAGTATGGCGATGAAATACTTGAAGTGAATGGGATAGAAGTGATTACTGCTAATTTCTGTGATCATGTTACTAAAAAATCTGTTTTAAAAACTTTAAATGCTGTAACTTTAAAAGTTCTTAAAAATGATGGCAATGTCCTCAACTTAAAACTAGAAAAGAAACCATTGTCGTCAATTTTTGATAATTTCAATATTAATTAA
- a CDS encoding DNA topoisomerase IV subunit B, with protein MSQETKYTEDNIRSLDWKEHIRMRPGMYIGKLGDGSSPDDGIYILVKEVLDNSIDEFVMGAGKTIDISIQGNKVIVRDYGRGIPLGKVVDVVSKMNTGGKYDSRAFKKSVGLNGVGTKAVNALSNYFRVESTRDGKSASAEFEQGNLTNQDLLDDTSRRKGTKVSFIPDDSIFKNYKYRNEYVIKMLKNYVYLNPGLTIIFNGEKYYSENGLKDLLAENINETDRLYDIIHIKGDDIEVALTHSRTQYSEEYHSFVNGQNTTQGGTHLAAFREALVRTIREFYGKNYEASDIRKSVVSAISIKVMEPVFESQTKTKLGSTDMGGDLPTVRTYINDFLKKYLDNFLHKNPDSAEKIQRKILQAERERKELSGIRKLAKDRAKKANLHNKKLRDCRVHFGDTKNERNLETTLFITEGDSASGSITKSRDVNTQAVFSLKGKPLNSYGLSKKIVYENEEFNLLQAALNIEESLEDLRYNNIVIATDADVDGMHIRLLLITFFLQFFPEVIKEGHLYILQTPLFRVRNKKETIYCYSEDERRDAIEKLKPKPEITRFKGLGEISPDEFVHFIGEDIRLDPVMLDKDMSIEELLSFYMGKNTPTRQEFIINNLKVELDLVEDNK; from the coding sequence ATGTCTCAAGAAACCAAATATACCGAAGATAATATTCGCTCTCTCGATTGGAAAGAACACATCCGAATGCGACCAGGTATGTATATTGGTAAATTAGGTGATGGCTCATCTCCAGATGATGGTATTTATATTTTAGTTAAAGAAGTTTTAGATAACTCTATTGACGAATTTGTCATGGGAGCTGGTAAGACCATTGATATTTCCATCCAAGGTAATAAAGTAATTGTTAGAGATTATGGTCGTGGAATTCCTCTTGGAAAAGTGGTAGATGTCGTATCTAAAATGAATACTGGTGGAAAATACGATTCAAGAGCCTTTAAAAAATCAGTAGGTTTAAATGGTGTTGGTACGAAAGCTGTAAATGCACTTTCAAATTATTTTAGAGTAGAATCTACACGTGATGGGAAATCGGCTTCTGCTGAATTTGAACAAGGAAATCTCACCAATCAAGATTTATTAGACGATACATCCCGAAGAAAAGGGACTAAGGTCTCATTTATTCCTGACGATAGCATTTTTAAAAATTACAAATATCGTAATGAGTATGTTATAAAAATGCTCAAAAATTATGTATATCTAAATCCAGGTCTGACCATTATTTTTAATGGTGAAAAATATTACAGTGAAAACGGACTTAAAGACCTTTTAGCTGAAAACATTAATGAAACCGATCGACTATATGACATCATCCACATTAAAGGTGATGATATCGAAGTAGCTTTAACACATAGTAGAACGCAATACAGTGAAGAATATCACAGTTTTGTTAACGGACAAAACACAACGCAAGGCGGAACACATTTAGCAGCTTTTCGTGAAGCTTTAGTTAGAACCATTCGCGAGTTCTACGGAAAAAATTATGAAGCTTCAGATATTAGAAAATCAGTCGTATCTGCAATTTCTATAAAAGTAATGGAACCAGTCTTTGAAAGTCAGACCAAAACAAAGTTAGGTTCTACAGATATGGGAGGCGATTTGCCAACCGTAAGAACTTATATCAATGATTTCTTAAAAAAATATCTTGATAATTTTTTGCATAAAAATCCAGATTCAGCAGAAAAGATTCAACGTAAAATTTTACAAGCCGAACGAGAACGTAAAGAACTTTCCGGTATTAGAAAGTTAGCAAAAGACAGAGCTAAAAAAGCAAATCTTCACAATAAAAAACTAAGAGATTGTCGTGTCCATTTTGGTGACACAAAAAACGAACGAAATTTAGAAACAACCTTGTTTATTACTGAGGGAGATTCAGCATCAGGAAGTATTACTAAATCAAGAGATGTAAATACTCAAGCTGTTTTCAGCTTAAAAGGGAAGCCTTTAAATTCTTATGGATTAAGTAAAAAAATAGTCTATGAAAACGAAGAATTTAACCTGCTTCAGGCCGCTTTAAACATTGAAGAATCTCTAGAAGATTTACGTTACAATAATATTGTAATTGCTACAGATGCCGATGTTGATGGGATGCATATTCGATTACTACTAATCACGTTCTTCTTACAATTCTTTCCTGAAGTCATAAAAGAAGGTCACTTATATATTTTGCAAACTCCATTATTTAGAGTCCGCAATAAAAAAGAAACTATTTACTGCTATTCTGAAGATGAACGTCGTGATGCAATTGAAAAACTAAAACCTAAGCCAGAAATCACTCGATTTAAAGGTCTTGGTGAGATTTCTCCTGATGAGTTTGTTCATTTTATTGGAGAAGACATTAGATTAGACCCTGTAATGTTAGATAAAGACATGTCTATTGAAGAGTTATTATCCTTTTACATGGGAAAAAACACACCAACGCGACAAGAATTTATTATTAATAATTTGAAAGTTGAATTAGATTTGGTTGAAGATAATAAGTAG
- a CDS encoding SRPBCC family protein, protein MPLIEIKTLIKADIQTCFDVARNIDFHTKSLEHSNEKAIAGKTSGLIELDEWVTWEAKHFGFTQQLTSKITEFDSPSYFVDEMVSGAFKAFKHEHIFQSKDGRTLMIDKFNFQSPFGILGKLANVLFLVRYMTNLLTTRNTFLKEKAEELSDIQ, encoded by the coding sequence ATGCCTCTAATCGAAATCAAAACCCTAATAAAAGCAGATATTCAAACGTGTTTTGATGTAGCTCGTAATATTGATTTTCATACAAAATCTCTTGAACATTCTAATGAAAAAGCTATAGCTGGAAAAACGTCTGGTTTAATTGAATTAGACGAATGGGTGACCTGGGAAGCAAAACATTTCGGATTTACACAACAACTCACTTCGAAAATCACAGAGTTTGACAGTCCAAGTTACTTCGTAGACGAAATGGTCTCAGGTGCTTTTAAAGCATTTAAACATGAACATATTTTTCAGTCAAAAGATGGGCGAACACTTATGATTGATAAATTTAATTTTCAGTCCCCTTTTGGAATCTTAGGAAAATTAGCAAATGTTCTATTTTTAGTACGTTATATGACCAATCTGTTAACGACTAGAAATACATTTTTAAAAGAAAAAGCAGAGGAATTATCTGATATTCAATAA
- the ychF gene encoding redox-regulated ATPase YchF, which yields MKAGIVGLPNVGKSTLFNCLSNAKAQSANFPFCTIEPNIGVVNVPDPRLQKLETLVNPERVLPATVEIVDIAGLVKGASKGEGLGNQFLGNIRETDAILHVLRCFDNDNIVHVDGSVDPIRDKETIDMELQLKDLETVEKKLDKVKRAAKTGNKEAQKEEAVLIKLKEGLEAGTSVRALEFSDEDQEEFVKPAQLITAKPVMYVCNVDEESAVSGNAYVEQVRKNVKDENAEVLVLAVGTEADINELDDYEERQMFLQDIGLEEPGSAKLIRSAYKLLNQQTYFTAGVKEVRAWTVNVGATGPQAAGVIHTDFEKGFIRAEVIAYDDFVQFGSEAKVKEAGKMRVEGKNYIVKDGDVMHFLFNV from the coding sequence ATGAAAGCCGGAATTGTAGGATTACCAAACGTAGGGAAGTCAACATTATTTAACTGTTTATCTAACGCGAAAGCACAAAGTGCAAATTTTCCGTTTTGTACAATTGAACCCAATATAGGTGTAGTGAATGTGCCAGACCCAAGACTTCAAAAATTAGAAACTTTAGTAAATCCTGAACGCGTATTACCTGCAACCGTTGAGATTGTTGATATTGCTGGACTTGTTAAAGGTGCTAGTAAAGGTGAAGGTTTAGGGAATCAATTCTTAGGAAATATTCGTGAAACTGATGCTATTCTGCATGTATTGCGTTGCTTTGATAATGATAATATTGTACATGTAGATGGAAGTGTAGACCCAATACGAGATAAGGAAACTATCGATATGGAATTACAATTGAAAGATTTAGAAACTGTAGAAAAGAAGCTTGACAAAGTAAAACGTGCTGCGAAAACGGGCAACAAAGAGGCTCAAAAAGAAGAAGCTGTTTTAATAAAATTAAAAGAAGGTTTAGAAGCTGGAACATCAGTTAGAGCTTTAGAATTTAGTGATGAAGATCAAGAAGAATTTGTAAAGCCTGCACAATTGATTACTGCAAAACCAGTAATGTATGTATGTAATGTAGATGAAGAAAGTGCTGTTTCTGGTAATGCTTATGTAGAACAAGTTCGTAAAAACGTAAAAGACGAAAACGCTGAAGTTTTAGTGCTAGCTGTTGGTACAGAAGCAGATATTAATGAATTAGATGATTACGAAGAACGTCAAATGTTTCTTCAAGATATTGGATTAGAAGAACCTGGTTCTGCTAAATTGATTAGATCTGCATACAAGTTGTTAAATCAACAAACCTATTTCACAGCAGGTGTTAAAGAAGTTCGCGCATGGACAGTGAATGTTGGAGCAACTGGCCCACAAGCTGCAGGAGTGATTCATACTGACTTTGAAAAAGGGTTCATTAGAGCAGAAGTGATTGCCTATGATGATTTTGTACAATTTGGAAGTGAAGCCAAAGTTAAAGAAGCAGGGAAAATGCGTGTAGAAGGAAAAAATTACATTGTTAAAGATGGCGATGTGATGCATTTCCTTTTTAACGTCTAG
- a CDS encoding vWA domain-containing protein — MTNKITFIILCSLLLNCKNSNEKSADTSKDIAEAIHTIAKTEKEVKPSKNTEIVFCLDATGSMSGLIDTAKEKIWDIVSDLAQNEDIDTLKMGMVFYRDRGDVFVTKQIPITIDLDEVYADLLEIQADGGGDTPESVNQALYESVTNMKWSSDKNTYKTIFVVGDCPPHMDYLNDIKYTESCKLAAEKGITINTIKLGNSCSEAITHFKKMSECTNGSYLKLDQNAEDYTIATPYDSQITDVSKAIDNSRMYYGTTAEREYNYDKKDKSMKVYDDGSVTANSSRAEYKNSKVGKKGAYGTNEIINDYNDGKLKLDFIKEDELPKELRGMSKSQIETKINDLANQRKENYSKMQELIKLKNQYIKSKESEQTGKKSFSKEVIKIIKEQSEKDI, encoded by the coding sequence ATGACAAACAAAATCACCTTTATTATTTTATGTTCATTGCTGTTGAATTGCAAAAACTCAAATGAAAAATCAGCAGATACAAGCAAAGATATTGCTGAAGCTATACATACAATCGCAAAAACTGAAAAAGAAGTAAAACCTTCTAAGAATACCGAAATTGTATTCTGCTTAGATGCTACAGGAAGTATGAGCGGATTAATTGATACAGCCAAGGAAAAGATTTGGGATATTGTTTCAGATTTAGCTCAAAATGAAGATATAGATACGTTGAAAATGGGAATGGTTTTTTATAGAGATCGTGGTGATGTATTTGTTACAAAACAAATTCCGATAACTATAGATTTAGATGAAGTATATGCTGATTTACTTGAAATACAAGCTGATGGTGGTGGTGACACTCCGGAAAGTGTTAATCAAGCTTTATACGAATCTGTAACGAATATGAAATGGTCTTCAGATAAGAACACTTATAAAACAATTTTTGTAGTTGGTGATTGTCCACCACACATGGACTATTTAAATGATATCAAGTATACTGAAAGTTGCAAGTTAGCAGCAGAGAAAGGAATAACTATAAATACAATTAAGCTTGGCAATAGCTGTTCAGAAGCGATTACGCATTTTAAAAAAATGTCTGAATGCACTAATGGGTCTTATTTGAAATTAGATCAAAATGCTGAAGATTATACGATAGCAACACCTTATGATTCTCAAATTACTGATGTTTCTAAAGCTATTGATAATTCAAGAATGTATTATGGTACAACAGCAGAACGTGAATACAATTATGATAAGAAAGACAAGTCAATGAAAGTTTATGATGATGGTTCTGTCACTGCAAATAGTTCTAGAGCAGAATATAAAAATAGTAAGGTTGGAAAAAAAGGTGCTTATGGAACCAATGAAATTATTAACGATTATAATGATGGCAAACTAAAACTAGATTTCATTAAAGAAGATGAACTGCCAAAGGAATTAAGAGGTATGAGTAAGTCTCAAATTGAAACAAAAATCAATGACCTTGCAAACCAAAGAAAAGAGAACTATTCCAAAATGCAAGAATTGATTAAATTAAAAAACCAGTATATCAAATCTAAAGAAAGTGAGCAAACAGGAAAAAAATCATTTAGTAAAGAAGTGATAAAAATAATTAAAGAGCAATCTGAAAAAGATATATAG
- a CDS encoding carboxypeptidase-like regulatory domain-containing protein, with the protein MKSLVLSFLIVLTLFSCSKDDTKTNEGKFNITGKFLAPNGFDPISNARVSASQNNEIKSQTRTDAEGNYSLAVAKGDYTLVLNKGKFKTERTVNIENDLNLETLSVETLPSVAVITGLYDNIESVLYNIGLFNPVTGEPLFDIIDGYNGLGRVGINQHSNSHLEHGALERNSTNSLLQPNVNFHFGDLMNDQSLLDAYDIVFLNCGLSEAYIDNSSILESYVANGGLLYTTDWAVGYLDAITNSGADYLSPYTPEKSGSSTTTVATILEADLSEWLLLNYNISIDDTVLIDDFLPSWQVIDTYDSSTTISWLNGPVTYWDGMNTDISENKDLAFTFLHGEGGVFYSSFHTENHDIEEVTNVERIMQFLVFEMSDLQ; encoded by the coding sequence ATGAAATCACTCGTATTATCTTTCCTAATTGTACTTACGCTATTCTCGTGTAGTAAAGACGACACTAAAACTAATGAAGGAAAATTTAACATCACTGGAAAGTTTTTAGCTCCAAATGGTTTTGATCCAATTTCTAATGCTCGTGTTAGTGCTTCTCAAAATAATGAAATAAAATCTCAAACAAGAACAGATGCTGAAGGAAATTATTCGTTGGCTGTTGCAAAAGGCGATTATACTTTAGTTTTAAATAAAGGGAAATTTAAAACAGAGCGTACTGTAAATATTGAAAATGATTTGAATTTAGAAACTTTAAGCGTTGAGACACTACCTAGTGTAGCTGTTATAACTGGTCTTTATGATAATATTGAAAGCGTGTTATATAATATTGGTCTTTTTAATCCAGTAACTGGAGAACCTTTGTTTGATATAATTGATGGATATAATGGTTTGGGTAGAGTTGGAATTAATCAACATTCAAATAGCCATCTAGAGCATGGTGCTTTAGAAAGAAATTCAACGAATTCATTATTGCAACCAAATGTGAATTTTCATTTTGGAGATCTAATGAATGATCAAAGCTTATTAGATGCTTACGATATTGTATTCTTAAATTGCGGTTTAAGTGAAGCATATATAGATAATTCAAGTATTTTAGAATCTTATGTGGCTAATGGAGGTCTTTTGTATACAACAGATTGGGCTGTAGGATATTTAGATGCTATTACAAACTCTGGAGCAGATTATCTATCGCCTTATACTCCTGAAAAAAGTGGGTCTTCTACAACTACAGTCGCTACAATTTTAGAAGCTGATCTAAGTGAATGGTTATTATTGAATTATAACATTTCAATAGATGATACTGTTTTAATTGATGATTTTTTACCGTCTTGGCAAGTAATAGATACATATGATAGCTCGACAACAATTTCTTGGTTAAATGGTCCTGTAACTTATTGGGATGGAATGAATACTGATATTTCTGAAAATAAAGACTTAGCGTTTACCTTTTTGCATGGTGAAGGTGGTGTGTTTTATTCTTCTTTTCACACTGAAAATCACGATATCGAAGAAGTTACTAATGTTGAAAGAATCATGCAGTTTTTGGTTTTTGAAATGTCTGATTTACAATAA
- a CDS encoding 4Fe-4S dicluster domain-containing protein, whose protein sequence is MAIIITDECINCGACEPECPNTAIYEGADDWRYKDGTSLTGKIVLPNGKEVDADETQEPISDEIYYISPDKCTECKGFHEEPQCAAVCPVDCCVPDEDHVETEETLLGKQRFMHPED, encoded by the coding sequence ATGGCAATTATAATAACAGACGAATGTATTAATTGTGGAGCTTGTGAGCCAGAGTGCCCAAATACTGCTATATACGAAGGTGCTGACGATTGGCGATATAAAGATGGGACAAGTTTAACAGGCAAAATTGTTTTGCCTAATGGAAAAGAAGTTGATGCTGATGAAACGCAAGAGCCTATAAGTGACGAAATATATTATATATCACCAGATAAATGCACAGAATGCAAAGGATTTCATGAAGAACCGCAATGCGCTGCAGTTTGTCCTGTAGACTGCTGTGTACCAGATGAGGATCATGTAGAAACAGAAGAAACTCTCTTAGGAAAACAACGTTTTATGCATCCTGAAGATTAA